In the Pseudothauera hydrothermalis genome, one interval contains:
- the thrC gene encoding threonine synthase, protein MKYLSTRGHAGRPEFCDILLGGLAPDGGLYLPETYPQVSRAELDAWRKLSYAELAYEILSKFITDIPAADLKAICDKTYTPAVFCHARPGDDPADITPVHWLEPGKLGLLELSNGPTLAFKDMAMQLLGNLFEYVLGKRGQRLNILGATSGDTGSAAEYAMRGKRGVRVFMLSPHGLMSPFQRAQMYSLQDENIFNIAITGMFDDAQDIVKAVSNDAAFKARYHIGAVNSINWARVAAQIVYYFKGYFGATESNDQQVAFCVPSGNFGNICAGHIARMMGLPVARLILATNENDVLDEFFRTGVYRPRKAAETRVTSSPSMDISKASNFERFVFDLVGRDPQKVAALWAEVDAGRPFDLSSSADFARIDDFAFVSGSSTHADRLATIRKVFAQYQVMIDTHTADGVKVAWSCADRIQAGVPVLVLETALPAKFADTIREALGREPERPAALEGIERLPQRVEVMAPDVEAVKRFIAEHVD, encoded by the coding sequence GTGAAATATCTTTCCACCCGCGGCCATGCCGGCCGGCCCGAATTCTGCGACATCCTGCTCGGCGGCCTCGCGCCGGACGGCGGCCTCTACTTGCCGGAAACCTACCCGCAGGTCAGTCGCGCCGAACTGGACGCTTGGCGCAAGCTTTCCTACGCCGAGCTGGCCTACGAAATTTTGTCCAAATTCATCACCGACATTCCTGCGGCCGATCTGAAAGCGATCTGCGACAAAACTTATACGCCCGCAGTCTTTTGCCATGCCCGCCCGGGCGACGATCCGGCCGACATCACCCCGGTACATTGGCTGGAGCCGGGCAAATTGGGCTTGCTGGAGCTGTCCAACGGTCCGACGCTGGCTTTCAAGGACATGGCCATGCAACTGCTCGGCAATTTGTTCGAGTATGTGCTGGGCAAGCGCGGGCAGCGCCTCAACATCCTCGGTGCGACCTCGGGCGATACCGGCTCGGCGGCCGAATATGCGATGCGCGGCAAGCGCGGTGTGCGGGTGTTCATGCTGTCGCCGCATGGGCTGATGAGTCCGTTCCAGCGTGCGCAGATGTATTCGTTGCAAGATGAAAACATCTTCAACATCGCCATTACCGGCATGTTCGACGACGCCCAGGACATCGTCAAAGCGGTCTCCAATGATGCCGCTTTCAAGGCGCGATATCACATTGGTGCGGTCAATTCGATCAACTGGGCGCGGGTGGCGGCGCAAATCGTCTATTACTTCAAAGGCTATTTCGGCGCGACCGAGTCCAACGACCAGCAAGTGGCTTTTTGCGTGCCATCGGGCAACTTCGGCAACATCTGCGCCGGGCACATTGCGCGCATGATGGGCTTGCCGGTGGCGCGGCTGATTCTGGCCACCAATGAAAACGACGTGCTCGACGAATTTTTCCGCACCGGCGTCTATCGTCCGCGTAAGGCTGCCGAGACGCGTGTCACCTCTAGTCCGTCGATGGACATTTCCAAGGCGTCGAACTTCGAGCGCTTCGTTTTCGATCTGGTCGGGCGTGATCCGCAGAAAGTCGCTGCACTGTGGGCGGAAGTGGATGCGGGGCGTCCGTTCGATTTGTCCTCGTCGGCCGACTTTGCCCGCATCGACGATTTTGCCTTTGTCTCTGGGTCGAGTACGCATGCCGATCGGCTGGCCACCATTCGCAAGGTATTCGCGCAGTACCAGGTGATGATCGACACGCACACCGCCGATGGGGTGAAAGTGGCGTGGTCATGTGCGGATCGGATTCAGGCGGGCGTGCCGGTGCTGGTGCTGGAAACCGCTCTGCCGGCCAAGTTTGCCGACACCATCCGCGAAGCGCTCGGCCGCGAGCCGGAGCGTCCGGCCGCTCTCGAAGGCATCGAGCGCCTGCCACAGCGTGTCGAGGTCATGGCACCGGACGTTGAAGCGGTCAAGCGTTTCATCGCCGAGCACGTGGACTGA
- the dtd gene encoding D-aminoacyl-tRNA deacylase — protein MRVLVQRVRAARVEVEGRVSGAIGPGLLLLIGFEAADAPLDAADQDWMVDKLIHLRLFDDEAGVMNRSVQEVGGELLAVSQFTLFASTRKGRRPSWSRAAPPELAGPLFDGFVARLSQAFGRAVPTGVFGANMRVHLENDGPVTLMIDSRSRE, from the coding sequence GTGCGGGTGCTGGTGCAGCGCGTGCGCGCTGCGCGGGTAGAGGTCGAGGGGCGGGTGAGCGGCGCCATTGGCCCCGGTCTGCTGTTGCTCATCGGCTTCGAGGCTGCAGACGCGCCTTTGGACGCCGCCGACCAGGACTGGATGGTCGACAAGCTCATCCACCTGCGTCTGTTCGACGACGAGGCCGGGGTCATGAACCGCAGTGTGCAAGAAGTGGGGGGCGAACTGCTGGCGGTGAGCCAATTCACCCTGTTCGCCTCCACCCGCAAAGGCAGGCGCCCGTCTTGGAGCCGCGCCGCACCGCCCGAGCTGGCCGGGCCGCTGTTCGATGGCTTTGTTGCCCGGCTGTCGCAGGCTTTCGGCCGCGCGGTGCCGACCGGGGTATTCGGCGCCAACATGCGGGTCCACCTGGAAAACGATGGCCCGGTAACCCTGATGATCGACTCACGTTCGCGCGAGTAA
- a CDS encoding NAD(P)H-hydrate dehydratase, whose amino-acid sequence MFLPAQPIYPVAGIRDIEARVMPDAKPSLMERAGRAAAEDAVRLIIDRPGPILVACGPGNNGGDGFVLARHFRQAGREVVTVFADDAAALPPDAAKALADWHAAGGQTVAALPPTPADGWALVVDALFGIGLTRPIVGRHAEWIATLNGQRAPRLALDIPSGLDADTGRVLGACFRATHTTTFIALKPGLLTLDGPDYAGEVSVQRLEVDAAAWLKPQGHAVRPSLFARHLVARRRNSHKGCYGDAAILGGAPGMGGAALLAARAALWLGAGRVFAGLIDPQAPTLDPSRPELMLRPADELPAQLTALAIGPGLGQSGRAAAALTQAIAREIPLVLDADALNLLAADPHLQHAVLTRSAPTILTPHPAEAGRLLGCDTAAVQADRVSAARALATRYRAHTVLKGCGSVIASTDGNWYINGTGHPGMASAGMGDVLSGLIVALLAQGWPAAQALIAAVHLHGAAGDRLAREGIGPIGLSASEVIDAARGIFNAWIIEANRDGG is encoded by the coding sequence ATGTTCCTGCCCGCTCAGCCCATCTACCCGGTTGCCGGCATCCGCGACATCGAAGCGCGCGTCATGCCCGATGCCAAACCTTCGCTCATGGAGCGCGCCGGCCGCGCCGCGGCCGAAGATGCCGTGCGTCTGATCATCGACCGCCCCGGCCCCATCCTGGTCGCCTGCGGCCCAGGCAACAATGGCGGCGACGGTTTCGTGCTGGCTCGGCATTTTCGTCAAGCCGGCCGTGAAGTGGTCACCGTCTTCGCCGACGATGCCGCAGCGCTGCCACCGGATGCAGCCAAAGCGCTGGCAGACTGGCACGCCGCTGGCGGCCAGACGGTCGCAGCGCTGCCGCCCACACCGGCAGACGGTTGGGCGCTGGTGGTCGACGCGCTGTTCGGCATTGGGCTGACCCGGCCCATCGTCGGCCGCCACGCCGAATGGATCGCCACGCTCAACGGCCAGCGGGCGCCGCGGCTGGCACTGGACATTCCCAGCGGCCTGGATGCCGATACAGGTCGAGTGCTCGGCGCTTGCTTTCGCGCCACCCACACCACCACCTTCATTGCGCTCAAACCCGGCCTCTTGACCTTGGATGGTCCGGACTACGCAGGGGAGGTTTCGGTACAGCGCCTGGAGGTGGACGCTGCGGCCTGGCTCAAGCCGCAAGGCCATGCGGTGCGTCCCAGCTTGTTCGCCCGCCACCTGGTTGCGCGGCGGCGCAACTCGCACAAGGGTTGTTACGGCGACGCAGCCATCCTGGGCGGTGCACCCGGCATGGGCGGCGCCGCTTTGCTGGCTGCCCGCGCCGCGCTGTGGTTGGGTGCCGGACGGGTCTTTGCCGGCTTGATCGACCCGCAGGCGCCAACGCTGGACCCAAGCCGGCCAGAGCTGATGCTACGCCCAGCCGACGAGTTGCCCGCACAGCTGACCGCGTTGGCGATCGGCCCTGGTCTCGGGCAATCCGGCCGGGCCGCTGCTGCGCTGACCCAGGCCATCGCCCGCGAAATTCCACTGGTGCTCGATGCCGACGCCCTCAACCTGCTGGCTGCCGACCCACACTTGCAGCATGCCGTACTCACGCGCAGCGCCCCCACGATTCTCACCCCACACCCGGCCGAGGCCGGGCGACTGCTCGGCTGCGACACTGCCGCGGTGCAGGCTGACCGGGTGAGCGCGGCACGGGCGCTGGCCACACGCTACCGCGCGCATACGGTCCTCAAAGGCTGTGGCAGCGTGATCGCCAGCACCGATGGCAACTGGTACATCAACGGTACCGGCCACCCCGGCATGGCCAGCGCCGGCATGGGCGATGTGCTCTCCGGGCTGATCGTTGCCCTGCTGGCCCAAGGCTGGCCGGCCGCACAGGCATTGATCGCAGCCGTGCATCTGCACGGCGCGGCTGGCGACCGCCTGGCGCGCGAGGGCATTGGCCCGATCGGACTGAGCGCAAGCGAAGTCATCGATGCCGCGCGCGGCATCTTCAACGCTTGGATCATCGAAGCCAACCGCGACGGCGGTTGA
- the nadC gene encoding carboxylating nicotinate-nucleotide diphosphorylase yields MILSEQLRIEIQRSVAVSLAEDVGTGDLTARLIPTATQARGRVITREDAVICGTAWFDATFAALSPTASVLWHVRDGETVRAGQTLCEVEADARTLLTAERTALNFLQLLSGTATVTRRFVEAVAGTRAKIVDTRKTLPGLRLAQKYAVTVGGGTNHRIGLFDGILIKENHIIAAGGIRQVVEQARAIAPSNVFIEVEVENLDQLREALAVGVSMILLDNMSLDQMREAVSMTAGRAELEASGGVNIERVRAIAETGVDRISIGSLTKDVRALDLSLRHIEE; encoded by the coding sequence ATGATCCTGTCCGAACAACTCCGTATCGAAATCCAACGCTCGGTCGCCGTCTCGCTTGCCGAAGATGTCGGCACTGGCGATCTCACCGCCCGACTGATTCCTACCGCCACACAAGCCCGCGGCCGGGTGATCACCCGCGAGGATGCGGTGATTTGCGGCACGGCATGGTTCGACGCCACCTTCGCCGCGCTCAGCCCAACCGCCAGCGTGCTATGGCATGTACGCGACGGGGAGACGGTGCGTGCCGGCCAAACACTGTGCGAGGTGGAGGCCGATGCCCGCACCTTGCTCACTGCCGAACGCACCGCGCTCAATTTCTTGCAGCTACTGTCCGGTACCGCCACGGTGACCCGTCGCTTCGTCGAGGCGGTGGCTGGCACCCGGGCGAAAATCGTCGATACCCGCAAGACCCTACCCGGCCTGCGTCTGGCACAAAAATACGCGGTGACGGTAGGCGGTGGCACCAATCATCGCATCGGCCTGTTTGATGGCATTCTGATCAAGGAAAACCACATCATCGCCGCGGGCGGCATCCGCCAAGTGGTCGAACAAGCGCGCGCCATTGCGCCGTCGAACGTGTTTATCGAAGTGGAGGTGGAAAACCTCGACCAGCTGCGTGAAGCGCTTGCTGTGGGTGTGAGCATGATCCTGCTCGACAACATGAGCCTGGACCAAATGCGCGAAGCGGTAAGCATGACCGCAGGACGGGCCGAGCTGGAAGCCTCCGGCGGAGTGAATATCGAGCGTGTGCGGGCGATTGCCGAAACCGGAGTGGACCGCATCTCGATTGGCAGCCTGACCAAGGATGTGCGCGCACTGGATCTTTCCTTGCGGCACATCGAGGAATGA
- a CDS encoding DUF2946 family protein: MNEVLAAALKPWPNVPACYGWLSLDRRGRWRLQGERIEHAGLIAFLNAHYHADEAGNWLVDNGPQRVYVRLEYLPWVVRLRPDGSLITHTGQTTVARAPVLVDQDGCIVLDTAVGPALLHDLDLADFVAALCDETGQPVSEAALMALFEGETRQTILWRDLPLQPVRSAELPARFGFQPTPSP; this comes from the coding sequence ATGAACGAGGTGCTCGCCGCCGCGCTGAAACCCTGGCCGAACGTGCCGGCCTGCTACGGCTGGCTGTCGCTTGACCGCCGCGGACGCTGGCGGCTGCAGGGCGAGCGCATCGAACACGCCGGCCTGATCGCCTTCCTCAACGCCCACTACCATGCCGACGAGGCCGGCAATTGGCTGGTGGATAACGGCCCGCAGCGGGTGTATGTGCGGCTGGAGTATCTGCCCTGGGTGGTGCGCCTGCGCCCGGACGGCAGTCTGATTACGCACACAGGCCAGACCACCGTCGCGCGCGCCCCGGTGCTAGTCGACCAGGACGGCTGCATCGTGCTGGATACCGCAGTCGGCCCCGCGTTATTGCACGACCTGGATCTCGCGGATTTCGTCGCCGCGTTGTGCGATGAAACAGGCCAGCCCGTCTCGGAGGCGGCGCTTATGGCGCTCTTCGAGGGTGAAACGCGCCAGACCATCCTGTGGCGTGATCTGCCGCTGCAACCGGTGCGTAGCGCCGAGCTGCCCGCGCGCTTTGGCTTTCAGCCCACCCCTTCGCCTTGA
- a CDS encoding HD-GYP domain-containing protein, with translation MQKVPIDRLQPGVFISLSSIGWLRHPFLLNEFRIANPKQIRALREMGLAEIEWDPARSTAQPLPEPAVPFEADEEDFSRAALAGMLDEKRQRLERLRRQREALARRERQYAQHATAASDILKGFPGRATQAHASGRQLANQVVDGLIGAESMAIHLVNQKFKESDMAFHALNVMVLSLLLGRALDLSEDELRHLGVGALLHDVGKAEIPPRILRAATRTPPEESFYRAHIGYGIQAVAGAQGIKVAERNIIACHHEHWDGSGFPNKLAGDKIPRLARIVAIANRYDNLCNPFELHHAKTPAEALRQMFKTEGAHFDPTMLQAFIKTLGVYPPGSFVHLSNGAVGLVVETNPDALLNPLIMLYDRDIPRSEAMLLDLREVDLKIDSAVSPAKLPVEVVEYLAPRGRLDYYVEGTAR, from the coding sequence ATGCAGAAAGTCCCCATCGACCGCCTCCAGCCCGGCGTCTTCATTTCATTGTCGTCTATCGGCTGGTTGCGCCATCCGTTTCTGTTGAACGAATTTCGCATCGCCAACCCCAAGCAGATTCGCGCACTGCGGGAGATGGGCCTGGCGGAGATCGAATGGGATCCGGCGCGCAGCACGGCTCAGCCCTTACCCGAGCCGGCCGTGCCCTTCGAGGCGGACGAGGAGGATTTCAGCCGCGCCGCGCTGGCCGGCATGTTGGATGAAAAGCGCCAACGCCTGGAACGTCTGCGGCGACAACGCGAGGCGCTGGCGCGCCGGGAGCGCCAATACGCACAACACGCCACGGCAGCCAGCGACATTCTCAAAGGTTTTCCGGGCCGCGCCACGCAAGCGCATGCCAGCGGCAGGCAATTGGCCAACCAAGTGGTCGACGGCCTGATCGGTGCCGAGAGCATGGCAATCCACCTGGTCAACCAGAAATTCAAAGAGAGCGACATGGCTTTCCATGCGCTCAACGTCATGGTGCTGTCGCTGCTGTTGGGCCGCGCCCTGGATCTTTCCGAGGACGAACTGCGCCATCTTGGCGTCGGCGCCCTGTTGCACGACGTGGGCAAAGCGGAGATTCCGCCGCGCATCCTGCGAGCCGCCACCCGCACCCCGCCGGAAGAATCCTTCTACCGCGCCCATATCGGCTACGGTATCCAGGCAGTGGCCGGCGCGCAGGGCATCAAAGTGGCCGAGCGCAATATCATCGCCTGTCATCATGAACACTGGGACGGCAGCGGCTTTCCGAACAAGCTCGCGGGCGACAAGATTCCCCGGCTGGCGCGCATCGTGGCCATCGCCAACCGTTACGACAACCTGTGCAACCCCTTCGAGCTGCACCACGCCAAAACCCCGGCCGAAGCGCTGCGGCAAATGTTCAAAACCGAAGGCGCCCACTTCGACCCGACCATGCTGCAGGCTTTCATCAAAACGCTGGGCGTCTATCCGCCCGGTTCGTTTGTGCATCTATCCAACGGCGCAGTCGGTCTGGTGGTGGAAACCAATCCAGACGCCCTGCTGAATCCGCTGATCATGCTCTACGACCGCGATATTCCACGCAGCGAGGCAATGCTGTTGGATCTACGCGAAGTCGATCTCAAGATCGACTCGGCGGTCAGTCCCGCCAAACTGCCGGTTGAGGTCGTGGAATATCTCGCCCCGCGCGGCCGTCTGGATTATTACGTCGAAGGCACGGCCCGCTGA